From the genome of Vulpes lagopus strain Blue_001 chromosome 2, ASM1834538v1, whole genome shotgun sequence, one region includes:
- the PEG3 gene encoding paternally-expressed gene 3 protein isoform X3 translates to MSRKGAESPPPRSASSFCSDRDREWDQDWDRDRKRDWELDWDRESERRGRSRDLESRDRWPYTRNPRSRLPQRDLSLPLMEKTSFATERERKRRDSVMDYESRSQDAVSYQDVVNLTEDRKPQNPIQDNMENYRKLLSLGVQLAEDDGHSHMTQGHSSRSKRGAYPSTSRGLKTTPETKKLAHRRGICEDESSHGVIMEKFIKDVSRNSKSGRARESNDRSQRFPRRPENDWKGVSFNKRESVIQERGYEGNAFGGGFNMNSSLVSKKRVLERKRRYQFDTDGKGSVHEQKGYARKRPFECSEMRKAMSMSSLSAPSFTESHPFDFGAMPYVCDECGRSFSVISEFVEHQIMHTRENLYEYGESFIHSVAVSEVQKSQAGGKRFECKECGETFSKSTALAEHRKIHAREHLAECNDEEYEEPFMPSPTFSELQKIYGKDKFYECKVCKETFLHSSALIDHQKTHGRDDKDNERGEGFKPSLNELQKMYGKEKMYECKVCGETFHHSSSLKEHQKIHTRGNIFENKGKVCEETFIPGQSLKRHQKSYSKEKLYDFKDGGDAFRQSSDLSEHQKIHSRKNLYEGRGYEKSVIHSVPFTESQKSHTITRPPENEEDEKAFTISSNPDDNQKIPTKENACERKPYERSVIHSLAFAKAQKSCHSAVGPSKPQVIAESATQTSGVIEHQKVHAGDNSEGKKYERSVIHTLAAFKPPKNCSGNEVVQCDEKGESSTYLSNLCDKQQKTPARETPYEGAKSNNHKDSVIQSVSRIEPQKSLPSQGSSESSIPSSNVREHQKARAKKKNIEHRNYETSVIHSLRFGEPQTFRPREKFYECPECGESFVRISDLTEHQKIHDRKKPSGSKNYERSVIRSLASTDPQTSYAEQQAQTSYAEHSNSRQMRYPEQPAQTSYTKQPAQASYTKQPAQASYAKQPAQASYSAHPVHLSYSEHPVRMSYTEQPARMSYTQQPAQMSYTEEQAQTSFAEQQVHNKCKECGECFATIEELGAHQKIYAREEFHGRKLFGNSVIQGVGLDGPRLVESRPEEPRQEEPDEQEEPDEQDEPEDTIYGCKDCGLGFAHRADLKDHQKVHGREYLIDSREYTHSVIHTHSVSEYQKDYIGEQLYECPACGESFVHSSFLFEHQKIHEQDQFYGHRRYDEPFVQPLVINPRRPRAPQKNPPAGTSLQCHVCGQDFIHGSVLSEHMRIHTGEDLPEQGQSSEDTVSPGLALTEFQRSQTEEKHYECKTCGESFLSQADLREHMRIHEKDEPYDYGASFVHTSFLTEPPKRDSPFYECKDCGKSFIHNTVLNKHQKLHLEEEEEEGAQEVEANVLVPREVLRIQGSNVEAAEPEVEAAEPEVEAAEPNVEAAEPNGEAEGPDGEAAEPNGEAEQPNGEAEQPNGDADEPDGAGIEDPEERAEEPEGKAEEPEGDADEPDGAGIEDPEEEGEDQEIQVEEPYYDCRECGETFTSNSAYGEHLKTHARVIIFEPGNVYGESSRYTEHASTSTSDNDRADDKYFKCDVCGQLFSDRLSLARHQNTHTG, encoded by the exons ATGAGCCGAAAGGGAGCAGAGTCCCCACCACCACGCTCCGCCTCTTCTTTCTGCA GTGACCGAGACCGGGAATGGGACCAGGACTGGGACCGAGATCGGAAACGGGACTGGGAGCTAGACTGGGACCGGGAGAGTGAgcggagaggcagaagcagagacctGGAGTCTCGAGACCGCTGGCCATATACCAGGAATCCCAGAAGCA GACTTCCTCAACGGgatctttcccttcctctgatGGAGAAAACAAGTTTTGCGACGGAAAGAGAGCGCAAACGTAGGGACTCTGTGATGGATTATGAGTCAAGATCCCAG GATGCAGTGTCATACCAGGACGTTGTGAACCTGACTGAGGACAGGAAGCCTCAGAACCCGATTCAGGACAACATGGAGAACTATAGGAAGCTGCTCTCTCTTG GGGTTCAGCTTGCCGAGGACGATGGCCACTCGCACATGACACAAGGCCATTCATCGAGATCAAAGAGAGGCGCCTACCCGAGCACCAGTCGAG GGCTGAAAACCACACCTGAAACCAAAAAGTTGGCCCATCGGCGGGGGATTTGTGAAGATGAATCTTCGCACGGGGTGATAATGGAAAAATTCATCAAGGATGTTTCACGTAACTCCAAATCGGGAAGGGCCCGAGAATCTAATGATCGGTCACAGAGGTTCCCCAGAAGGCCAGAAAATGACTGGAAAGGAGTTTCATTCAACAAGAGAGAGTCAGTGATTCAGGAGAGGGGCTATGAAGGGAATGCCTTTGGGGGAGGCTTTAATATGAATTCGAGTCTCGTTTCCAAAAAGAGAGTTCTTGAAAGGAAAAGGCGCTATCAGTTTGACACAGATGGGAAGGGTTCAGTTCATGAGCAGAAAGGCTATGCACGGAAGAGACCTTTTGAATGTAGTGAAATGAGAAAAGCCATGAGTATGAGCAGCCTTAGTGCACCCTCCTTTACTGAGTCGCACCCATTTGATTTTGGGGCAATGCCCTATGTCTGTGATGAGTGTGGGAGGTCTTTCAGTGTGATTTCAGAATTTGTCGAACATCAGATCATGCATACTAGAGAGAACCTCTATGAGTACGGTGAATCGTTTATTCATAGTGTGGCTGTCAGTGAGGTTCAGAAAAGTCAGGCTGGGGGGAAACGCTTTGAATGTAAGGAGTGTGGGGAAACCTTCAGTAAGAGTACCGCTCTTGCTGAACATCGGAAAATTCATGCTAGAGAGCATCTTGCAGAATGTAACGATGAGGAGTATGAGGAGCCCTTCATGCCTAGCCCAACCTTTAGTGAGCTtcagaaaatatatggaaaagatAAATTCTATGAATGTAAGGTGTGTAAGGAAACCTTCCTTCATAGTTCTGCCCTGATTGACCACCAGAAAACACATGGTAGAGATGACAAAGATAATGAGCGTGGGGAAGGCTTTAAACCCAGCCTTAATGAGCTTCAGAAAATGTATGGTAAAGAGAAAATGTATGAATGTAAGGTGTGCGGGGAGACTTTCCATCACAGCTCATCCCTGAAAGAACATCAGAAGATCCATACTAGaggaaacatatttgaaaataaaggtaaAGTGTGCGAGGAGACCTTTATTCCTGGTCAGTCCCTTAAAAGGCATCAGAAATCTTACTCAAAAGAGAAGCTCTATGATTTTAAGGATGGTGGGGATGCCTTTCGGCAAAGCTCAGACCTCAGTGAGCATCAGAAAATTCATTCTCGAAAGAACCTATATGAAGGCAGGGGGTACGAGAAGTCTGTCATTCATAGCGTGCCATTCACTGAATCTCAGAAGAGTCATACCATAACAAGACCACCTGAAAATGAGGAGGATGAGAAGGCGTTCACCATTAGCTCTAACCCTGATGACAATCAGAAGATTCCCACTAAAGAAAATGCCTGTGAGAGGAAACCATACGAGAGGTCTGTTATTCATAGCTTAGCCTTTGCTAAAGCTCAGAAAAGTTGTCACAGTGCAGTGGGGCCCAGTAAACCACAAGTAATTGCAGAATCTGCCACTCAGACCTCAGGTGTTATTGAACATCAGAAAGTCCATGCTGGAGATAattctgaaggaaagaaatatgagAGATCTGTTATCCATACCTTAGCTGCTTTCAAACCTCCCAAAAATTGCAGTGGAAACGAAGTCGTTCAATGTGATGAGAAGGGAGAATCCTCCACTTACCTCTCAAATCTCTGTGATAAGCAACAGAAAACTCCTGCCAGAGAGACCCCTTATGAAGGGGCTAAGAGTAACAACCACAAGGACTCTGTCATACAAAGTGTATCCCGTATCGAACCTCAGAAAAGTCTTCCCAGTCAGGGGTCCAGTGAATCCTCTATTCCCAGCTCAAATGTCCGAGAACATCAGAAGGCTCgtgctaagaaaaaaaacatcGAGCATAGGAACTATGAGACCTCTGTAATTCACTCCCTACGTTTTGGTGAACCTCAAACATTTCGCCCTAGAGAGAAATTCTATGAATGTCCAGAGTGTGGAGAATCCTTTGTTCGTATCTCCGACCTCACTGAGCATCAAAAGATTCACGATAGAAAGAAGCCCTCTGGAAGCAAAAACTATGAACGATCTGTAATTCGCAGCTTAGCCTCTACTGACCCTCAAACAAGTTACGCTGAACAGCAAGCACAGACAAGTTATGCTGAACACTCAAACTCAAGGCAGATGAGGTACCCCGAACAACCAGCACAAACAAGTTACACTAAGCAACCAGCACAGGCCAGTTACACTAAACAGCCAGCACAGGCCAGTTATGCCAAACAACCAGCACAGGCAAGTTACAGTGCACACCCAGTGCATTTGAGTTACTCTGAACACCCAGTGCGGATGAGTTATACTGAACAACCAGCACGGATGAGTTACACACAGCAGCCAGCACAGATGAGTTACACTGAAGAGCAAGCACAGACGAGTTTTGCTGAACAGCAAGTACACAACAAATGTAAGGAGTGTGGGGAATGCTTTGCCACCATTGAAGAGCTTGGTGCACATCAGAAAATCTATGCCCGAGAGGAATTTCATGGTCGGAAGCTCTTTGGAAACTCTGTTATTCAGGGCGTAGGCCTTGATGGGCCTCGGCTGGTAGAGTCTCGGCCTGAAGAGCCTCGGCAGGAAGAGCCAGATGAACAGGAAGAGCCAGATGAACAGGATGAGCCTGAAGACACAATCTATGGATGTAAGGACTGTGGGCTAGGCTTTGCACATCGCGCAGACCTTAAGGATCATCAGAAAGTACATGGCAGAGAGTATCTCATCGATAGTCGTGAGTACACACATTCTGTGATCCATACCCATTCTGTCAGTGAATATCAGAAAGATTATATCGGAGAGCAGCTCTATGAATGCCCTGCATGTGGGGAATCTTTTGTtcatagctcattcctttttgaGCATCAGAAAATCCATGAGCAAGATCAATTTTATGGCCATAGAAGGTATGATGAGCCTTTTGTGCAACCCTTGGTCATTAACCCACGGAGGCCTCGTGCCCCACAGAAGAATCCTCCTGCAGGAACATCTCTTCAATGCCATGTGTGTGGACAAGACTTCATTCATGGCTCTGTCCTTAGTGAACATatgagaattcatactggagaggaTTTACCAGAGCAGGGCCAGAGTAGTGAAGATACAGTCAGTCCAGGCCTAGCCCTCACTGAATTTCAGAGAAGCCAAACCGAAGAGAAACACTATGAGTGTAAAACATGTGGAGAATCTTTCCTCAGTCAGGCAGACCTTAGGGAGCACATGAGAATTCATGAGAAGGATGAGCCCTATGATTATGGGGCCTCCTTTGTTCACACCTCATTTCTTACTGAGCCTCCCAAAAGAGATTCACCATTTTATGAATGCAAGGACTGTGGGAAGTCCTTTATTCATAACACAGTTCTCAATAAACATCAGAAGCTTCAtcttgaagaagaggaagaagaaggagccCAAGAGGTGGAAGCCAATGTCCTTGTTCCACGAGAAGTTTTACGAATCCAGGGATCAAATGTAGAAGCTGCTGAGCCAGAAGTAGAGGCTGCTGAACCAGAAGTGGAGGCTGCTGAGCCTAATGTGGAGGCTGCTGAGCCCAATGGAGAGGCTGAAGGGCCAGATGGGGAGGCTGCGGAGCCAAATGGAGAGGCCGAACAGCCCAATGGAGAGGCTGAACAGCCCAATGGAGATGCTGATGAACCAGATGGTGCAGGGATCGAAGACCCAGAAGAAAGAGCTGAAGAGCCAGAGGGAAAGGCTGAAGAGCCAGAGGGAGATGCTGATGAGCCAGATGGGGCAGGGATCGAAGACCCAGAAGAAGAAGGTGAAGATCAAGAGATTCAGGTTGAAGAACCATACTATGACTGTAGGGAATGTGGAGAAACCTTCACTTCCAACTCAGCCTATGGTGAGCACCTGAAAACCCATGCCAGGGTGATAATATTTGAGCCTGGAAATGTCTATGGGGAAAGCTCACGCTACACTGAACATGCCAGCACCAGCACTAGTGACAATGATAGGGCAGATGACAAGTACTTCAAATGTGATGTCTGTGGGCAGCTTTTCAGTGATCGCCTGTCCCTTGCTAGACACCAGAATACTCATACTGGCTGA
- the PEG3 gene encoding paternally-expressed gene 3 protein isoform X2 codes for MYEPGDDNNSDIHSEDSMSRKGAESPPPRSASSFCSDRDREWDQDWDRDRKRDWELDWDRESERRGRSRDLESRDRWPYTRNPRSRLPQRDLSLPLMEKTSFATERERKRRDSVMDYESRSQDAVSYQDVVNLTEDRKPQNPIQDNMENYRKLLSLGVQLAEDDGHSHMTQGHSSRSKRGAYPSTSRGLKTTPETKKLAHRRGICEDESSHGVIMEKFIKDVSRNSKSGRARESNDRSQRFPRRPENDWKGVSFNKRESVIQERGYEGNAFGGGFNMNSSLVSKKRVLERKRRYQFDTDGKGSVHEQKGYARKRPFECSEMRKAMSMSSLSAPSFTESHPFDFGAMPYVCDECGRSFSVISEFVEHQIMHTRENLYEYGESFIHSVAVSEVQKSQAGGKRFECKECGETFSKSTALAEHRKIHAREHLAECNDEEYEEPFMPSPTFSELQKIYGKDKFYECKVCKETFLHSSALIDHQKTHGRDDKDNERGEGFKPSLNELQKMYGKEKMYECKVCGETFHHSSSLKEHQKIHTRGNIFENKGKVCEETFIPGQSLKRHQKSYSKEKLYDFKDGGDAFRQSSDLSEHQKIHSRKNLYEGRGYEKSVIHSVPFTESQKSHTITRPPENEEDEKAFTISSNPDDNQKIPTKENACERKPYERSVIHSLAFAKAQKSCHSAVGPSKPQVIAESATQTSGVIEHQKVHAGDNSEGKKYERSVIHTLAAFKPPKNCSGNEVVQCDEKGESSTYLSNLCDKQQKTPARETPYEGAKSNNHKDSVIQSVSRIEPQKSLPSQGSSESSIPSSNVREHQKARAKKKNIEHRNYETSVIHSLRFGEPQTFRPREKFYECPECGESFVRISDLTEHQKIHDRKKPSGSKNYERSVIRSLASTDPQTSYAEQQAQTSYAEHSNSRQMRYPEQPAQTSYTKQPAQASYTKQPAQASYAKQPAQASYSAHPVHLSYSEHPVRMSYTEQPARMSYTQQPAQMSYTEEQAQTSFAEQQVHNKCKECGECFATIEELGAHQKIYAREEFHGRKLFGNSVIQGVGLDGPRLVESRPEEPRQEEPDEQEEPDEQDEPEDTIYGCKDCGLGFAHRADLKDHQKVHGREYLIDSREYTHSVIHTHSVSEYQKDYIGEQLYECPACGESFVHSSFLFEHQKIHEQDQFYGHRRYDEPFVQPLVINPRRPRAPQKNPPAGTSLQCHVCGQDFIHGSVLSEHMRIHTGEDLPEQGQSSEDTVSPGLALTEFQRSQTEEKHYECKTCGESFLSQADLREHMRIHEKDEPYDYGASFVHTSFLTEPPKRDSPFYECKDCGKSFIHNTVLNKHQKLHLEEEEEEGAQEVEANVLVPREVLRIQGSNVEAAEPEVEAAEPEVEAAEPNVEAAEPNGEAEGPDGEAAEPNGEAEQPNGEAEQPNGDADEPDGAGIEDPEERAEEPEGKAEEPEGDADEPDGAGIEDPEEEGEDQEIQVEEPYYDCRECGETFTSNSAYGEHLKTHARVIIFEPGNVYGESSRYTEHASTSTSDNDRADDKYFKCDVCGQLFSDRLSLARHQNTHTG; via the exons ATGTATGAGCCAGGAG ACGACAACAACAGTGACATCCACAGTGAAGACAGCATGAGCCGAAAGGGAGCAGAGTCCCCACCACCACGCTCCGCCTCTTCTTTCTGCA GTGACCGAGACCGGGAATGGGACCAGGACTGGGACCGAGATCGGAAACGGGACTGGGAGCTAGACTGGGACCGGGAGAGTGAgcggagaggcagaagcagagacctGGAGTCTCGAGACCGCTGGCCATATACCAGGAATCCCAGAAGCA GACTTCCTCAACGGgatctttcccttcctctgatGGAGAAAACAAGTTTTGCGACGGAAAGAGAGCGCAAACGTAGGGACTCTGTGATGGATTATGAGTCAAGATCCCAG GATGCAGTGTCATACCAGGACGTTGTGAACCTGACTGAGGACAGGAAGCCTCAGAACCCGATTCAGGACAACATGGAGAACTATAGGAAGCTGCTCTCTCTTG GGGTTCAGCTTGCCGAGGACGATGGCCACTCGCACATGACACAAGGCCATTCATCGAGATCAAAGAGAGGCGCCTACCCGAGCACCAGTCGAG GGCTGAAAACCACACCTGAAACCAAAAAGTTGGCCCATCGGCGGGGGATTTGTGAAGATGAATCTTCGCACGGGGTGATAATGGAAAAATTCATCAAGGATGTTTCACGTAACTCCAAATCGGGAAGGGCCCGAGAATCTAATGATCGGTCACAGAGGTTCCCCAGAAGGCCAGAAAATGACTGGAAAGGAGTTTCATTCAACAAGAGAGAGTCAGTGATTCAGGAGAGGGGCTATGAAGGGAATGCCTTTGGGGGAGGCTTTAATATGAATTCGAGTCTCGTTTCCAAAAAGAGAGTTCTTGAAAGGAAAAGGCGCTATCAGTTTGACACAGATGGGAAGGGTTCAGTTCATGAGCAGAAAGGCTATGCACGGAAGAGACCTTTTGAATGTAGTGAAATGAGAAAAGCCATGAGTATGAGCAGCCTTAGTGCACCCTCCTTTACTGAGTCGCACCCATTTGATTTTGGGGCAATGCCCTATGTCTGTGATGAGTGTGGGAGGTCTTTCAGTGTGATTTCAGAATTTGTCGAACATCAGATCATGCATACTAGAGAGAACCTCTATGAGTACGGTGAATCGTTTATTCATAGTGTGGCTGTCAGTGAGGTTCAGAAAAGTCAGGCTGGGGGGAAACGCTTTGAATGTAAGGAGTGTGGGGAAACCTTCAGTAAGAGTACCGCTCTTGCTGAACATCGGAAAATTCATGCTAGAGAGCATCTTGCAGAATGTAACGATGAGGAGTATGAGGAGCCCTTCATGCCTAGCCCAACCTTTAGTGAGCTtcagaaaatatatggaaaagatAAATTCTATGAATGTAAGGTGTGTAAGGAAACCTTCCTTCATAGTTCTGCCCTGATTGACCACCAGAAAACACATGGTAGAGATGACAAAGATAATGAGCGTGGGGAAGGCTTTAAACCCAGCCTTAATGAGCTTCAGAAAATGTATGGTAAAGAGAAAATGTATGAATGTAAGGTGTGCGGGGAGACTTTCCATCACAGCTCATCCCTGAAAGAACATCAGAAGATCCATACTAGaggaaacatatttgaaaataaaggtaaAGTGTGCGAGGAGACCTTTATTCCTGGTCAGTCCCTTAAAAGGCATCAGAAATCTTACTCAAAAGAGAAGCTCTATGATTTTAAGGATGGTGGGGATGCCTTTCGGCAAAGCTCAGACCTCAGTGAGCATCAGAAAATTCATTCTCGAAAGAACCTATATGAAGGCAGGGGGTACGAGAAGTCTGTCATTCATAGCGTGCCATTCACTGAATCTCAGAAGAGTCATACCATAACAAGACCACCTGAAAATGAGGAGGATGAGAAGGCGTTCACCATTAGCTCTAACCCTGATGACAATCAGAAGATTCCCACTAAAGAAAATGCCTGTGAGAGGAAACCATACGAGAGGTCTGTTATTCATAGCTTAGCCTTTGCTAAAGCTCAGAAAAGTTGTCACAGTGCAGTGGGGCCCAGTAAACCACAAGTAATTGCAGAATCTGCCACTCAGACCTCAGGTGTTATTGAACATCAGAAAGTCCATGCTGGAGATAattctgaaggaaagaaatatgagAGATCTGTTATCCATACCTTAGCTGCTTTCAAACCTCCCAAAAATTGCAGTGGAAACGAAGTCGTTCAATGTGATGAGAAGGGAGAATCCTCCACTTACCTCTCAAATCTCTGTGATAAGCAACAGAAAACTCCTGCCAGAGAGACCCCTTATGAAGGGGCTAAGAGTAACAACCACAAGGACTCTGTCATACAAAGTGTATCCCGTATCGAACCTCAGAAAAGTCTTCCCAGTCAGGGGTCCAGTGAATCCTCTATTCCCAGCTCAAATGTCCGAGAACATCAGAAGGCTCgtgctaagaaaaaaaacatcGAGCATAGGAACTATGAGACCTCTGTAATTCACTCCCTACGTTTTGGTGAACCTCAAACATTTCGCCCTAGAGAGAAATTCTATGAATGTCCAGAGTGTGGAGAATCCTTTGTTCGTATCTCCGACCTCACTGAGCATCAAAAGATTCACGATAGAAAGAAGCCCTCTGGAAGCAAAAACTATGAACGATCTGTAATTCGCAGCTTAGCCTCTACTGACCCTCAAACAAGTTACGCTGAACAGCAAGCACAGACAAGTTATGCTGAACACTCAAACTCAAGGCAGATGAGGTACCCCGAACAACCAGCACAAACAAGTTACACTAAGCAACCAGCACAGGCCAGTTACACTAAACAGCCAGCACAGGCCAGTTATGCCAAACAACCAGCACAGGCAAGTTACAGTGCACACCCAGTGCATTTGAGTTACTCTGAACACCCAGTGCGGATGAGTTATACTGAACAACCAGCACGGATGAGTTACACACAGCAGCCAGCACAGATGAGTTACACTGAAGAGCAAGCACAGACGAGTTTTGCTGAACAGCAAGTACACAACAAATGTAAGGAGTGTGGGGAATGCTTTGCCACCATTGAAGAGCTTGGTGCACATCAGAAAATCTATGCCCGAGAGGAATTTCATGGTCGGAAGCTCTTTGGAAACTCTGTTATTCAGGGCGTAGGCCTTGATGGGCCTCGGCTGGTAGAGTCTCGGCCTGAAGAGCCTCGGCAGGAAGAGCCAGATGAACAGGAAGAGCCAGATGAACAGGATGAGCCTGAAGACACAATCTATGGATGTAAGGACTGTGGGCTAGGCTTTGCACATCGCGCAGACCTTAAGGATCATCAGAAAGTACATGGCAGAGAGTATCTCATCGATAGTCGTGAGTACACACATTCTGTGATCCATACCCATTCTGTCAGTGAATATCAGAAAGATTATATCGGAGAGCAGCTCTATGAATGCCCTGCATGTGGGGAATCTTTTGTtcatagctcattcctttttgaGCATCAGAAAATCCATGAGCAAGATCAATTTTATGGCCATAGAAGGTATGATGAGCCTTTTGTGCAACCCTTGGTCATTAACCCACGGAGGCCTCGTGCCCCACAGAAGAATCCTCCTGCAGGAACATCTCTTCAATGCCATGTGTGTGGACAAGACTTCATTCATGGCTCTGTCCTTAGTGAACATatgagaattcatactggagaggaTTTACCAGAGCAGGGCCAGAGTAGTGAAGATACAGTCAGTCCAGGCCTAGCCCTCACTGAATTTCAGAGAAGCCAAACCGAAGAGAAACACTATGAGTGTAAAACATGTGGAGAATCTTTCCTCAGTCAGGCAGACCTTAGGGAGCACATGAGAATTCATGAGAAGGATGAGCCCTATGATTATGGGGCCTCCTTTGTTCACACCTCATTTCTTACTGAGCCTCCCAAAAGAGATTCACCATTTTATGAATGCAAGGACTGTGGGAAGTCCTTTATTCATAACACAGTTCTCAATAAACATCAGAAGCTTCAtcttgaagaagaggaagaagaaggagccCAAGAGGTGGAAGCCAATGTCCTTGTTCCACGAGAAGTTTTACGAATCCAGGGATCAAATGTAGAAGCTGCTGAGCCAGAAGTAGAGGCTGCTGAACCAGAAGTGGAGGCTGCTGAGCCTAATGTGGAGGCTGCTGAGCCCAATGGAGAGGCTGAAGGGCCAGATGGGGAGGCTGCGGAGCCAAATGGAGAGGCCGAACAGCCCAATGGAGAGGCTGAACAGCCCAATGGAGATGCTGATGAACCAGATGGTGCAGGGATCGAAGACCCAGAAGAAAGAGCTGAAGAGCCAGAGGGAAAGGCTGAAGAGCCAGAGGGAGATGCTGATGAGCCAGATGGGGCAGGGATCGAAGACCCAGAAGAAGAAGGTGAAGATCAAGAGATTCAGGTTGAAGAACCATACTATGACTGTAGGGAATGTGGAGAAACCTTCACTTCCAACTCAGCCTATGGTGAGCACCTGAAAACCCATGCCAGGGTGATAATATTTGAGCCTGGAAATGTCTATGGGGAAAGCTCACGCTACACTGAACATGCCAGCACCAGCACTAGTGACAATGATAGGGCAGATGACAAGTACTTCAAATGTGATGTCTGTGGGCAGCTTTTCAGTGATCGCCTGTCCCTTGCTAGACACCAGAATACTCATACTGGCTGA